GAAGTGGCTGATCAAAACCCTCAAATCGAAATTCAAGCCAGCGACAACTGCTTTATTTTATTTACTTCAGGCACAACCGGCTCTCCAAATGGCGTGCAAGTAACTCATGGCAATGTCTGTAATATTATTTTAACTGAGCCTGGTAATTTGGGAATTAAACCAGGAATGAAAGTAGCGCAAATTCTCAGTATTGCCTTTGATATGGCTGCGTGGGAAATACTAGGGTGTTTAACCCACGGCGCAACATTAGTAATTCGAGGGAAAAATATTCAACAAGCGGTACAGCAAGCAGATGTAGTAATTGCAACACCTTCAGTGCTTGGCTCTCTAGACGTTGCCCAGTGTCATAATGTGAAAGTTGTGGCTGTTGCGGGTGAGCCCTGCCCTAAACCGTTGGCAGATAAATGGGCTGCTTTTTGCAAATTCCATAACTCCTGCGGACCAACTGAAACCACAATAGTTAATACCGTACAGCATTATCATAAGGACTCTAAAGCGCTTACCATTGGTAAACCGACCCCAAATAATACCGTGTACATTCTTGATAACAATATGCAACCCTGCGCAATTGGCGAAGTAGGAGAAATGTGGGCTGGTGGAGATTGTGTTACAGCAGGCTATTTAGATAACCCAGAATTAAATAAAGAACGTTATGCTCCAGACCCTTTTCTTGGTAATGGACAAATAATGTTTCGCACTCGAGACCTTGGTCGATGGACCAAAAATGGTGAGCTGGAGCATTTCGGTAGAGTTGATGATCAAGTCAAAATTCGCGGTTTTCGAGTTGAACTTGACTCTGTATCAGCAGTTTTGGAAAAGGTACCCAGTTGCACCCAAGCCGTTACATTAAAACTGGATTGCCGTCATCTGGTTGCTTTTGTTAGCCCACAAAGTGTTGATACAGAAGCAGCAAAACTAGTGATTGCAGATTCCCTTCCTTACTATTGCGTACCATCCATGATTTTCGCAATTGATAAGTTACCTAAAACCAGTCGAGGCAAAGTAGATAAAAGAGAGTTGCTGAAAATTGCCCAACAACATCACGACCAGCAACAACCAGAAATGATAAAGGAGACATCATAATGGGTAACGTTGCAAGCTTAAAAAGCTCAGTAACAGAGCAAGCTACAATAGTAGAACAAGCAAACAACAAAAATCAAACTAAGCAGACAGCTAAGAGCAAAAACACATCTAAACCAATAACAAGCCAACAGCCATTAAAAAAACAATCAACAAAACCAGTTAATAAAAAAATAAAACCGGCTAATCAGCCGGTAGATGCATCAAAGATTAAGTTACCCAGTGTAAAACTACCTAAAGAAAAAAGGTTATTGCAACGTCTGGGTAAGCACGAAAAATTAATGCACTACAACCGTCTTGTTTATTTAGTGGCATTAGTTAACTTAAGTTTGCTTTTATTGGGTATGTTCCAATATAACTGGTGGACTGCTGAAGGGGTTGCACTTGGTGGAATATCCAATATAGTGGTTATTAACATGTCAATTGCCATCATAATGCGCCAGCAATATGTTATTAATTTTTTGTTCTGGCTTGCAACCCGAGCACCTACGAGCTGGCCATTATCCATTCGCTGGACACTGGGCAAAATTTATCACTTTGGTGGCTTACATAGCGGTTGTGCTGTTGCTGCTACTATTTGGTTCGCTGCTTTTGCTGGTTCCATCACTTATCAATTTACAAGTAATCTACCAGGAATATCGCTCGGAACAGTTGTTATTACCTATGTTTTATTAGCACTATTAATGTTAATCGTAGTGATGGCTTTACCTAGCAATCGTGCTCGTTTTCATAATAACTTTGAGCTAATCCACCGCTTTGGAGGCTGGACTGCGCTACTGCTATTTTGGATGCAAACAGTCATTTTTGTTAACGACCAAAAGAGGGATAACACATTAGCGGATACTTTATTTACCAGTGTTGGTTTTTGGCTGTTAATTGCAGTGACAATTAGCATTGTTATTCCCTGGTTACGATTAAAAAAAGTGCCTGTCGAAATTGTTACCCCTTCATCCCATGTTGCATTGGCGCGCTTTAATTATGGTGTAACGCCATTTCCTGGATCATCTATGGCAATTAGTTTAAATCCACTTGCCGAGTGGCACGCCTTTGCCAATGTACCCAAACCCGGTGAAAAAGGATATCGCTTAACTATTTCGAGAGCAGGTGATTGGACTGGTGCATTTATTGATAGCCCTCCAAGTCATGTATGGGTAAAAGGTATTCCTACAGCAGGTGTTGCCAACATTGAAAAACTGTTTAAACGAGTTGTTTATGTAGCAACAGGTAGTGGAATAGGCCCTTGCCTACCTCATTTATTGGCCCAAGAAGTTCCTGCTCATTTAGTTTGGTCAACAAGAAGCCCTCGTAAAACTTACGGAGATGCTTTAGTCGATGAAATCTTAGCAGCAGAGCCTAATGCTACTATTTGGGACACTACTGAAAGTGGTAAACCAGATATGGTTAAACTGGCTTATTTAGCCTATCGCTATTTTAATGCCGAAGCGGTTATTTGTATTTCAAATCAGAAATTAACTTATGAAGTTGTCCATGGCTTAGAAATTCGAGGAATTCCTGCATATGGTGCTATTTGGGATTCATAAGGAAGTTTTATCTAATAAAAATGATGCAATGAGGAAACTATGAATATTTTAATAGAACGCAAAGGGCGAGTAGTTATTGTTAAACTGAATCGACCAAAAGCGTTAAATGCGCTGAACTCAGCGATTATGAAAGAAATAGTCACTACTTTACAACCATTAGATCAAGATCCCGAAATAGGTTGTTTTATCATAACCGGCTCAGAAAAGGCATTTGCTGCTGGGGCTGATATTAAAGAAATGGTTAACCAATCTTATATGGACATGTTTTATCAAGATTTTTTTGCTGCTTGGGATGGTTTCACAGCATTACGCACACCAACAATTGCAGCGGTATCCGGATATGCACTGGGAGGTGGCTGTGAGCTGGCAATGATGTGCGACATGATTTTTGCTGCGGAATCCGCTAAATTTGGTCAACCAGAAATCAAACTTGGCGTTATACCTGGGATAGGTGGTTCACAACGATTAACCAAGTTAGTAGGTAAATCCAAAGCCATGGACATGATTTTAACTGGTAGAATGATAGACGCAGAAGAAGCTGAACGTACTGGATTAGTTGCACGCATTATTCCAGATGATAAATTGCTAGATGAAGCTATTGCCGCCGCAGAAACTATCGCTGTTTATGGAAAGCCTGCTGCTATGGTGGCAAAAGAAGCTGTTGATCGTGCTTTAGAGTTAAGCTTACAAGAAGGTATCTTATTTGAGCGTAGAACTTTTCATGCATTATTTGCAACCGAGGATCAGAAAGAAGGTATGCGAGCTTTTATTGAGAAAAGGAATCCACAATTTAAAAATAAATAAGTTTTAAGAATAACACTAAAGTAGTGGTAGTTTCCACCATATCATATAAGCTTACCTTAAATTAATTTGCACTTTTCGGGGCTTGTTATGAAAAAGTGGCATCAGGCTTTTATTTTTTTATTCTTTCTTCTAACAACCGTTACAAGTGTATTTGCCTGTTCAAAACAACTTGAGGCTGCATGGAATAAATGGGAGCCTTTTTTTATGACCAAGGATAAAGGCCAACCTGATGGTTTAGATGCTATGATTATGGATCTGCTACTTACTGCAGCGGGATGTCCGTACAAACTTCAAGAAATTCCTGGACGACGTGCACTGAATTTGGTCAAAGAAGGCAAAATTGATATGGTGACAGCCGCATCAATTACTGAAGAACGACAAAAATATGGTTATTATTCTGATCCTTATCGACGGGAAGTAATGCTATTAGTTTTCCGCAAAGGAGAATCAAAAAAATATCCTGCCAGTAATTTGATGAAGCTATTCAATAAATACGACGTTAAAATTGGAGCTAGTAATGGTGCTTATTATGGCCCTGAGTTTCAAAAAGTGCTTGAAGATAAAAACCTAAAACAAAAAGTGCACTTGACTTCCAGTCCAGAACAGCGCATGAAGTTACTTGAAGCAGGTAGGTTAACAGCTGTCGTTGATGATCAAGTAGCTGCAACCTTTTTAACGCGTCAAATGAAACTGGTTGGAAAATTTGAATTTCACCCATTAGTTGTTCACGATAATAGTATTCATTTGCTATTTAGCAAACGTTCTGTTGCTAAAGAAGATGTAGACCTAATTAATATCGCTTTATTTCGCTTGAAAAAATCATTGGTATATAAATGGGTGTTAAAACATTACACAGATATTACTGCTGATAAGTAAAAGTCCCCTAATAAAGTTAAAAGCTAAAAATACCTATCCACTAATGCATAAAGTACTGCCACGGTTTTTATGTCTAACTGACCATAATAAGACTCGGGATTGAAATGCATTTGAAATGCATTCACAACCTGTCGCATTTGCTCATCCTCTACACCTGTCAGCTTTATCGGATAACCATAGGCTTTCAGCTTTTGTTGAACTTCCATTACAGATGGCAGGGTTTTACGAAACTGCTGTTGATAGTATTCAACAGTTTCGGGATTATACCAAGCCCCAACTCCTTCCAAGTATAAGTGCTGCCATGGAAATTTTGGCCCAGGATCTGCCTTTCTATCTGGAGCAATGTCTGAGTGGCCAACAACACGGGTAGGGGTAATATCGGGGTGACGTTGTAGTATGTCTTTACACAATAAAATCAACTGTTTGATTTGATCGGTAGGATAATCAGGAAAATCCAAATCTGCTGAGTTAGCCCTTTCCTCTGGCTGATAAACAATCTCGATACCAATAGACTGGTCGTTGATATTAACTCTGTCCTCCCAGGCGCTGATGCCAGCATGCCAAGCTCGTTGCGATTCATCTACCAACTTAAAGGTACGTAAGTCAGGGAAAGGATAGCTAGAATCCTCTAAACAAGGTAGAAGATAGTGAGCGCTCACATTAGTGGTGAGCGCAGCCACTGCCTCGACAAAATTAATTGCAGTATAGTGAACCACCAGAAAACGTATACGACTGTTATAACTTAGTGAACGGTAGGAAGAGTCGTCGATAACTAGCAATATGCCCCCTTTGTTTATTGCTATCACAAGTATCCCCTTGAGTATACAAGGTTGGAGGCTACATAGACCAGTAGTCAAATCCAAGCAAGAGATACACATTTTTAGGTGTAGAAATGAAGCGATATATACTCACAGCAAAGAGTATAGGACTGTAAAGACACTTAACTTGTTACTCACTCAATGTAAAATATATGGCTTTTATTAAAGTACACTATTTAGCTATAAAAAATGATTTTTTAATAACATTTATGATGATTTAAAGTACAAGTATCAATAGATAATTTTAATTGACCAATCAGTTATACTCACCTGAATTATTTTTTTTATAAATGTTTTACTAGAAACCTCATGAATTCAAAACAAATGCTTGATTTAAATGCTTTTTTATTTAAAAGTTATTAATGAATAATATGAGTTAAATCACATTTTATTAATAATTAGTTAACAAATCAGAAATAAGAACGTTTCCCAATGTTACCGATATAGTGTTTAATTTGTAACACAAGTTTCTTTTAATGGCAGGAAGCAGGGTGAATGTATGGTTAGCTATACGGACGTCGACAACAAAGACTTAGTATGGGATCTAAATCATATTTTTAATCGCAAAAAGGCAATCGACTTTTTTAAACTGATTGCAGATTGCTTTTGCGTGTACAGTCCAACAGTTTCAAAACTGTACTCAAACTATGAGGTTATAACACCAAATAACTACAACAGTGGTTTGGTGATACTTCCCAATTTTTATTGCTTTCATGATACTTTCAATCATATTGATGAAAGTGCTATTCGCCCTACTAATATTATGCTCGTGGCGAATACAGTGAATAAAACCAAAAAGCTGTATATGGTGCTACCAATTAAGCAACAGCAAAAGATCTACCCTTTAGGCCAAGGCCTAGAAGTGCTTAACAGCTTCCTTAAGAATAAAGGACATCAGTTCTTGCCTGTATTAGTAAACGGCGACTTGAGAGAGTTTCGTGCCCAAAGCCCTTGCTTGCACTTAAACTTATTAATGTTGGACAAGCTAGAGAACCTTTCTGAGTTTCAGAAGCAAGACATAGCAGAAACGATCCATAACCGTGTTGATTCACTCTATAATCTGGCTAACCACGTACAAGGGCATATGCAAACTGCCTGATCATAAATAACCTGCCGTTGAAATTTGAACAAATGCCACATAAACCTATGTGGCTTTTTTTTATCCAGCCAGTGCTCCTTTCCTAACTACCTATAACTAACACCAAAAAGATCGTGGTTAATAACTAACTTCATAATTGTTAAAGCTCATTTCATTAAAATAAAAAGCTATCAGAATCTTTTATAAGATAGAAATTAATAATTGCCTTAACCAGATTTTCGATTAATATACTGTATATAAATACAGTATATGGTTATCATCATGCACGTCACTCAGCTATTTACGGCTAAGCAGATTCAGCCAACAGAGAAAGTACCATTGCTCAGTAATCACTCAGCATTTGGAGACCCATTTCCCATAAACAACCATGCTGAGGCCAAGATCAATCTTCATGAGTTTATAGTGAAAGATCCATTGGCCACTTTTTTTGTTCAGGTTGAGGGGGAACCTATGCTAGAAGTAAGGATTCGCTCAGGTGACCTTTTGATGGTGGATCGCTCTTTAACACCTCAAAATGGCAGCACTGTCATTGCAGAGCTAGAAAAAAAAGAGTTAACAGTCAAAGAAATACAACTGACTAAAAATAAAGCTTGGCTAATCACTCGCAACCCACAGACTAAACCAATTAATATTACAGGGTATGTAGACAATGTTGTTTGGGGAGTAGTTGTACACCGTATACACAGTTGTCAATAAAATTAATTAAGAAAATTTTTCTAGTAATTTTTACGGGAATTATGATGGACAAATATTGTCATTACCATTCACACTTTTTTATTCACCGTTCACAATTTATCCCTCTATTAGAAGCTTTATGTTATCAGCGTAGTGATATTACCTATGACAACCAACAGCCATTTATCATGGATGAGTTTAAGCAATCTGGTTTTTCTGTAGAGTTTGATAAAAATGGAAATATTAATCAAATAGTTCTATCTGAAACACCAGAAGGTGACTTGGATGATTTAATCACCCCAATAGCCACCTATGTTGAATCAGGCAGTTTTATTGAGTTAATTGTAAATGCCGAAGATAACAAACTAAAAAACTCGATATTAATCGAACGTTGGCAGTTTAATGGGCACAGAGCAGTAAAAGAATACTACCCAGTCGTACTTACTCCTGCTTGCTCTACTAAACACTGTAATACACATAACAAACAGATATCAGCCGCTGCTTAGTCATGGACTATTAGTCGTTTAAAATAGTTATTCTACATAAAAAATAGCAAACCATTGCTTGTCATCAACCCAACGTTGAGTACAAGCTAAACCAGCACTACTTGCTAGGCTAATGAAGTCTGCAGTTGTATATTTGTAAGAATTTTCAGTATGAATTGATTCATTTTTAGCTAGACGAATTTTTTTGTTATTAATAGTAATAATCTGGTCGATCAAGCTTACTAGATGCATCTCAATGCGACTTTTTTCATTGTTAAAAAAAGCTTTATGAGAAAATAGTTCAGGGTTAAAATTAGCATTAACAAGCTTATTTAGATGCAGCAGAGCATTTTTATTAAACTTGGCTGTCACTCCTTGGCTGTCGTTATAAGCTTTATTCAAAATTTCGACTGGCTTAACTAAGTCTATGCCAATAATTAGAGCACTATCATCACCCAACTGTTGTTTTAGCCTTTGCAAAAATAATTTAGCTTCTTCTGGCTCAAAATTACCTAAACTAGAGCCAGGAAAAAAACCTACTTTATGGGTGTACTCGGTATTTGGCAGGCTTAATTGTTGACTGTAGTCTAAACAAGCAGCATGTACTTCTAACCAAGGATAATCATTAGCCAGCTTTTGTGCTGAATCGAGTAAGTGAGCACGGGATATATCCAATGGCATGTAAGCCTTTGGTTGTACAGCTTCTAACAAAACTCTGATTTTTTCACTACTACCACTACCATATTCGACTAATAAAGTGTGGTTACCAACTGCCTGAGCAATGGCTTCAGAATATTTTTTTAATATACTGAGTTCAGTTCTTGTTACATAGTAATCAGGTAATTGGGTAATCCTATCAAATAGTTGAGATCCCACTTTATCATAGAAATATTTTGGTTTTATTCTTTTAGGAGAGGCAGTTAAATCTTGTAAAATTTCTTCATTGGTATCATTAGCAGCGGCTAAACGATCATAGAAAAAAACAGTATTAGTAGACATATTTTTTAGTCCTTTAATTTGCTAATCTGATGCCAGTCATTTGCCACCGGTCTTTAGGATAAAAAAAGTTACGGTAACTTGGTCTAATGTGGTCATGAGGAGTCAAGCATGACCCACCGCGTAACACCATTTGGTTACACATAAAT
This genomic interval from Spartinivicinus ruber contains the following:
- a CDS encoding amino acid adenylation domain-containing protein gives rise to the protein MNIEQVVQAGLKIKEKGMVVTGASLKEQLKHSDPRTLMSIWLKNSPRKDSKANVRISKNINPDTYPHNEHLQQPEDLYKKIIHDICEDSSEIINHLESKLKLTENKISDINNKLNLAEHELIKNKHVVTVIGSVLNKLNDKHFIESKNTSDLADIISQELSAIHWSETNNTASTNNLAQKTNSQTRKLSFLQQAISNLNHHDQYLFEQFGQGPIKAIPYTCIHHAFEQQATVQPNAIAAEYLGQSISYQALNHQANRLAMLLKKQGVKKGDNVALFLERSIPMLVGIFAVLKLGAAYVPQHVGVAPEKQLKHVIKAAKTKIILTLSKLKPLIPVPAEHTCIAIDEIMQSPLNDEVADQNPQIEIQASDNCFILFTSGTTGSPNGVQVTHGNVCNIILTEPGNLGIKPGMKVAQILSIAFDMAAWEILGCLTHGATLVIRGKNIQQAVQQADVVIATPSVLGSLDVAQCHNVKVVAVAGEPCPKPLADKWAAFCKFHNSCGPTETTIVNTVQHYHKDSKALTIGKPTPNNTVYILDNNMQPCAIGEVGEMWAGGDCVTAGYLDNPELNKERYAPDPFLGNGQIMFRTRDLGRWTKNGELEHFGRVDDQVKIRGFRVELDSVSAVLEKVPSCTQAVTLKLDCRHLVAFVSPQSVDTEAAKLVIADSLPYYCVPSMIFAIDKLPKTSRGKVDKRELLKIAQQHHDQQQPEMIKETS
- a CDS encoding enoyl-CoA hydratase, with product MNILIERKGRVVIVKLNRPKALNALNSAIMKEIVTTLQPLDQDPEIGCFIITGSEKAFAAGADIKEMVNQSYMDMFYQDFFAAWDGFTALRTPTIAAVSGYALGGGCELAMMCDMIFAAESAKFGQPEIKLGVIPGIGGSQRLTKLVGKSKAMDMILTGRMIDAEEAERTGLVARIIPDDKLLDEAIAAAETIAVYGKPAAMVAKEAVDRALELSLQEGILFERRTFHALFATEDQKEGMRAFIEKRNPQFKNK
- a CDS encoding substrate-binding periplasmic protein, which gives rise to MKKWHQAFIFLFFLLTTVTSVFACSKQLEAAWNKWEPFFMTKDKGQPDGLDAMIMDLLLTAAGCPYKLQEIPGRRALNLVKEGKIDMVTAASITEERQKYGYYSDPYRREVMLLVFRKGESKKYPASNLMKLFNKYDVKIGASNGAYYGPEFQKVLEDKNLKQKVHLTSSPEQRMKLLEAGRLTAVVDDQVAATFLTRQMKLVGKFEFHPLVVHDNSIHLLFSKRSVAKEDVDLINIALFRLKKSLVYKWVLKHYTDITADK
- a CDS encoding N-acetylmuramoyl-L-alanine amidase, whose amino-acid sequence is MIAINKGGILLVIDDSSYRSLSYNSRIRFLVVHYTAINFVEAVAALTTNVSAHYLLPCLEDSSYPFPDLRTFKLVDESQRAWHAGISAWEDRVNINDQSIGIEIVYQPEERANSADLDFPDYPTDQIKQLILLCKDILQRHPDITPTRVVGHSDIAPDRKADPGPKFPWQHLYLEGVGAWYNPETVEYYQQQFRKTLPSVMEVQQKLKAYGYPIKLTGVEDEQMRQVVNAFQMHFNPESYYGQLDIKTVAVLYALVDRYF
- a CDS encoding LexA family protein; protein product: MHVTQLFTAKQIQPTEKVPLLSNHSAFGDPFPINNHAEAKINLHEFIVKDPLATFFVQVEGEPMLEVRIRSGDLLMVDRSLTPQNGSTVIAELEKKELTVKEIQLTKNKAWLITRNPQTKPINITGYVDNVVWGVVVHRIHSCQ
- the egtD gene encoding L-histidine N(alpha)-methyltransferase translates to MSTNTVFFYDRLAAANDTNEEILQDLTASPKRIKPKYFYDKVGSQLFDRITQLPDYYVTRTELSILKKYSEAIAQAVGNHTLLVEYGSGSSEKIRVLLEAVQPKAYMPLDISRAHLLDSAQKLANDYPWLEVHAACLDYSQQLSLPNTEYTHKVGFFPGSSLGNFEPEEAKLFLQRLKQQLGDDSALIIGIDLVKPVEILNKAYNDSQGVTAKFNKNALLHLNKLVNANFNPELFSHKAFFNNEKSRIEMHLVSLIDQIITINNKKIRLAKNESIHTENSYKYTTADFISLASSAGLACTQRWVDDKQWFAIFYVE